One Campylobacter sputorum genomic window, CTTTAAAAATAGTGCATAATTTTTTATATGATTTTGATGAATACAAAGATTATATATCCGATATTTACAACTCTCATGTCACAGAGCTAAAAAACTATGCCATCAAACAAGAACGACTTGATACGATCAGAGAAGGGGTTATGATATTTTTAAAAATAGCTAATTACCTTGAAGTTAAAAATATCTGCACAAGCGGAGTTGGCGTAAGAGAAGGTATATTTTTAAATAGTATTTTAGGAAAATTTAGTAAATTTCCTGAAAATTTCAATCCAAGTTTAAAATCCTTGCAAGATAGATTTCTACATACTAATAATTCAATCATTTGTAAATATTGCAAAGAAATATTCATAGCTTTAAAACCCATTCACAATATAGATGATAAATATCTTTTTGAACTTATAACAGCAGCAAAAATTCATAATATCGGGGGGTATTTAGGATTTTATTCACAGCATTTGCATAGTAGTTATTTTGTATTAAATTCTTTAAATTATGGCTATACTCACTCGCAAAAAAGCCTTATATCGCTTATAATAAAAAATCATGGAAAAAAAGAGATTGATAAAAATGAATTATTATTATTCGGTGATTTATTGCCAGATAATAAAACTATATTATGGCTTAGCTTTATACTAGCTTTTACAAAAATACTTGTGCCGTTTGTAAAAAAACAACTAGTTTTTACGCTATCAAATCAAACTTTGCATATAGAAAATTTAGACAACATAAATATCCAAAAAGAACAGATTAAAAAACTACCAAAACCCGCAACTTTTGCTATATCTTTTGATTAATTAAGACTCGCTTTTTGTTTATAATCACTAAGCGAGTTTTGTCTTTCTTCTAAAAATTTACCTAGTCTTTGTCTATTTTCTTCAAAAAATACCTCAAAATCATCGCTCGTTTGTATATTATCAGCTCCAAATTTATCTAAAACCACATTTGAGCTTCCAACCAAAATAAGATATTTTCTATTTTCGTGTTTTAATAGCATGATTTGATTTTGTCTATCTAGCGGACGCTGAAAAATGATATCTATGCCATTTTTATTATCGTTTTTTATAAATTTTTGTAATGGATTTTTTATATCTCTAACACCATAAGATATATTTTTACTAGATGTGATATATCTTTTTATAAAAAATAGTATTATTATCAAAATAAATAAAAATACCATTACTATTATATATTTTGTATCAAACATTGAATCTTCATTTGCAAATTGTATTGCACTATTTTTTATACTGTTTTGAGTTGCGGTAGTCGTATTTATAGTAGTATTTCCACTTAAAATTCTAACTCTTAGACCATATCTATCTTTAGTCATAGCAGCTTCAATACTTATTGGTTTATCTGCCCATAAAACCAAGTTAGTAGAGTTTCGCGAACCTTCTATAGACATAGTTTGTAAAATCATAGAATCAAGTGTTCTATCTATAGTTTGCGAAAAACTTACCCCATCAAATGTAAGTATGTTTATGCCGTTTTCTAATTTTTGAACTATTTTTCCCTCATATGGAGCATCAAAGCTAAGCATCAAATCAACTCTTTGATCTCGCTCATAAACATTATAAGTAAGAAGATTTACGCCAAATAGCGGCAAAGATAAAAATATAAGTAATAAATATCTCATTATAGCTCTTTTTTAAAATACTGAACTACAGACTTTGAGTCCAAAATTTCATTAATTCTAATTGCTAAGTTTTTCTCATAAACCATAACTTCGCCTTTACCGAAGATTCTGTTATTTATGTATAACTCTACACTCTCACCAGCTGGCTTTTCAAGATCAATCACAGAACCATTTTCAAGATTCATAAACTCTTTTACACTAAGTGTTGTAGTGCCAAGCTCTGCTGTAAAATATACACTAATATCTAAAAGCTCGCTATAATCAGAAAAAAGCCCTTCACTTATAGCTTCACTTGCAACATTTAAAGTGCTATCTTCGCTCATACTTTTTTATATCCGATTTGAAATGTTCTATTGTTCATTTTAAAAATAATTTTTTCATTTAATCTTAAACCAAAGTTTTTTGTCATACCCAAATACTCAGGAGTACCTAGTTTATATTCATCCTTGCCTCTATCTACTAGTAAATTTTTAGCATAACCTATTATCTGGTTTGCGACTTCTTTACATATATCGCACAGATCGTCTTCTGGCAATTTATCGTTGTTTAACAAGGCTTTACCAAAACTATTTAATGTTTCTTTTTTAAAATATAGATAAAAACTATATTCTACACCATTTTTAAAAATAGGTATTGATGCACCATAATAATCTTTACCTAAAGTTTTACCTTTTTGAAGTTCATAACCTAATATATCAACACAAAAATGTTTCACAGAATACTCAATAGCACTAAGCATGTTTTTATCCTTTTTAAGCTAGTTTTATACAATTATACTTTAAAAAGCGTAAAATGTTTATAAATTTAATCCTCAAATATTTTTGAAATTTCTTTCATAGCATCTTTAACGCTACAATTTTCTATAAGTTTTACTATACTTGTTCCAACTATAGCACCATCGGCATATGTTTTAGTAAGCTTTACATCCTCATTTGTTCTTATTCCAAAACCAACCGCAACTGGTAAATTTGTGGATTTTTTTATATCTGAAATCATATTTTTAAGACGCTCAATTGGAGTTTGTTTGCCACCTGTTACGCCTATTGACCCAACTGCATATATAAATCCACTTGATCTTTTTAAAAGTTTATCTAACCTATGCTCCGATGTTACGCTTATTAATGGAATCAAAGAAATTCCTAAATTTTTGCATTTTTCATATAACTCTTCATTTTCCTCACAAGGCAAATCTGGCACTATAAGCCCACTTATGCCACATTCTTTGGTATTTTTTAAAAATTTATCAATACCATAAGAAAACATAAGCCCATAATAAACCAAAAAAACCAAGCATTTATCAGTTTTGCAATGCTTTAACATATCAAAAACTTTTTTTGTATCAACTCCGTTTTGCATAGCATTAAAGCTAGCATTAAATATCACTTTTCCATCTGCTAATGGATCGGAGTATGGAATGCCTATCTCAAGCATATCAAGAGAACTTTCATCAAGGGAATTTATAAACTCTTTTGTGTATTCCAAATTTGGATAACCAGCAACAATATATCCGATATTTGCTTTTTTATTTTCAAAGGCTTTTGATATCTTATCCATAAATAGTTCCTTTTTTGTAATTCATTATAGTATTTACATCTTTATCGCCTCTACCAGAGACATTGACAATAATTGTTGATTTTTCTTTTAAAGTTGGGCAAAGTTTATCTAAATAAGCCAAAGCATGTGCACTTTCTATAGCTGGTATTATTCCTTCTAACCTAGATGTTAGCTTTATAGCTTCTATACACTCATCATCATTAATGGCTTCGTATTTTGCTCTTTTTATACTATTTAGATATGAATGTTCCGGACCAACTCCAGGATAATCAAGACCAGCAGATATACTATGAACTGGTAAATTTCTGCCAAATTCATCTTGTAAAACCATGGTTTTCATACCATGAATTATACCAACCCTCCCATTTGTCATAGTTGCGGCATGATATGGAGTATTTATACCAAGTCCACCAGCTTCAACACCTATTAAATTTACATTTTTATCATCTATAAAAGATGTAAAAATTCCCATAGCATTGCTTCCACCGCCTACGCAAGCTATAATATAATTTGCATTGATATTTTTTTCTTTTAACTGCAATTTAGTTTCATCGCCAATAATGCGTTGAAAATTTCTAACTATAGTTGGATATGGATGAGGGCCTACAACAGAACCAATTACATAAAAAACACTCTCTATCTCATTTACCCAAGCTTGAATGGCAGCCGTTGTGGCCTCTTTTAGTGTTTTTAAGCCATCTTTTATCTCTACAACATCAGCCCCCAAAAGGTGCATTCTAAATTTATTTAATTCCTGTCTTTTTGCATCAACTTCACCCATATAAACATCACATTTTAGTCCAAGAAGTGCCGCAGCTGTAGCTGTAGCAACGCCGTGTTGTCCGGCACCAGTTTCAGCAATTACTTTTTTCTTCCCCATTTTTTTAGCAAGCAGAGTTTGACCTAAGGCATTGTTAATCTTATGTGCACCTGTGTGATTTAAATCTTCTCTTTTAAGATAAATTTCATGACCATAATGCTCACTTAATCTTTTTGCATGATAAAGAGGAGTTGGACGACCAACATATTCTTTTAAGAGATAAGCTAACTCTTCTTTAAACTCTTTACTTTTTGCTATAGTTTCATAAGCCTCTTCAAGCTCTTCAAGTGCAAACATAGCTGTTTCAGGTACAAACTGCCCACCAAAATCACCAAAATACGATTTTTTATTCATGCTATAAGCCTTGTGTGTAAAATTTGGTTTATTATAATCAAATTTGTGTTAAATTTGGCTTTTTTTAAATCTATTAATTTATTTTTAGTTTAATATTATTTACAAAAAATATATATAATTCTTTCAACTTAATTTAAAAATCAAGGAGTTTAGTTATGTTAAGAAATGTACTTTTAGCAACCGGTCTTGCTGCTTTACTTGTAGGTTGCTCTACAACAAACAAATCTGAGCCTACCGGTGATCCAGTGGTTGTGGCTGATAATGTCCAAGTAAGTGTTTTTGTTGATAAAAATGGAGGAATATATACAGTAAACACTACAGATAATTATGAAACTGCCAAATTTACAGACGCAACTGGCAAAATTTTAACGCTTAAAAGAGAGCCATCCGCAAATGGAATAAGATTGGTAGATGGCGATACAGAAGTATTTTTTACAGATGTTGATGCATTTATAACAGTTGATGGAAAAGAAATTCCAGTTACTATAAAAAAATAAATTTTAGCCCAAAAAATGGGCTGAAATTTTGTATTTAGATATTTTTAAAATTATTTTACTTCCATTAAACTTCTTAATGTTAGAGAAATTTTTTTAGATGATTTTATACCATTTTCATCTTCAACCATGCTATTTATATCGATAACTTCTGGATTGTATGAGTTAGCAAGAGAGATATTATGGGCACCTATGCCACCTGCTAAGCCAAATTTAGTTTTTAATTTTTTTAAAATACCCCAATCAAAACTAATTCCATTTCCACCAAGATTTTTGCCTTTGCAATCAAAAAGAGGCATATCATAAAAATCATTTTCTAAATTTGGAAGTTCGTTGCTAACGCTAAAAACTTTCCAAATTTCTATATTTTCTAAGTGCAAATTTTTATATAAATTTGGCGAAATTTCGCCATAAATTTGAACTACATCTAAATTTGCTTTTTTAGAAATTTCTAAAATCTCATCTTCGCTAATATCAGCAAAAACACCAACTATTTTTCTTTCGTTTTTATGGACTAAATTTGAAATTTCTATAGCAAGATCTAAGCCAACTTTTCTTTTACTTTTAGCAAATATAACGCCGATATAAAATATATCAAAGCTCAAAACAACTCTGGCTTCATCAACGCTTTTTATACCACAAATTTTAATTTTTTGCATTTTTATAGTTTTGATAAAACTCCCAAACTTTGCCATCTTTTATAGCTTTTAATATAATTTCTTTTGCATCCATTGGAGTTTTAACCTTCTCAGCACAATACATACCAAACATAGCATTTAAAATAACTATATCAAATTTAGCTCCACTTATCGTGCCTTGTAAGGTTGCTTCTAAAATCTTGCCATTTTCTTCGCTTGTTCCACCCTCAACGTCTTTATGAAACGCTCTGTTAAAACCAAATTGTTCTGGCGTTATCTTATACTCTATGATTTTATCATCTTTTACTTCATGGATTAAAGTTTCATCGCAAATTGTAATCTCATCCATTCCATCCATTCCATGAACTACAAGAGCGTGTTTTCTTCCTAAATTCATAAGCGTTTTTGCCATCAGTTCATTAACTTCTTCAAGATAATTTCCTGCTATTTGATAACGAAGTGATAAATTTGGATTTAAAAGAGGTCCTAGCATATTAAAAACGGTTCCGATTTTAAGCCTATCTCTTACTTCTTTAACCTCAGCTGTGATTTTGTGAAAAAGCGGTGCGTGAAAAAATGCTAAACCTTTTTGCTCTAAAAGTTTTCTATTTTCTTCTATGTTTCCACTCATGGGTATGTTAAGAGCACTAAGAGTATCGCTACTTCCGCTTTTACTAGTAATTGCTTTATTTCCATGTTTTGAAACCTTAACTCCAAGTGCCGCAAGTATAAAGGCTGTAGTTGTTGATATATTTATAGTTTTTAGTCTATCGCCACCAGTTCCAACGATATCAAAAAATTCACCATCATCACTATAAGTAAGTGAGTATTTTAATATATTTTTTACTAACGCCGCAAGACTATCTGCATAAAGACTTTTTTCGCTTATAAGCACAAGTAATCCTGCAAGCTGAACTATATCATAATCTTTATCGTTTAACGCTTTACAAATAACCTCATAATCAGAGCTATCAAGTGGATATCCTTTTTGAAGTTTTGTCATATATGGTGCGAAACTTGTCATATTTTCTCCTTTTAAATTTTTGTCATATTTTATAAAATTTTCTATGATTTTTTTGCCATACTCACTAAAATAACTCTCTGGATGAAACTGAACTCCAAAAATAGGCTTTGTTTTGTGTCTAAAAGCCATTATTACATTATCATCTAAACTTTTTGCTAAAATTTCAAAATATTCTGGAATCTTGCTAACATACAAAGAGTGATATCTCATAACGCTAAATTCGTCGCTTAGGCCTTCAAATATCACACCTTTTTGATAAATTTTTATCTTTGAGGTTTTTCCATGAAGCGGTTTTTTAAGCTTAGAAATTTCTCCACCGAAAACAAATCCAATCGCCTGATGTCCAAGACAAACGCCTAAAATAGGTATATTTAAATTTGATTTTAAAATTTCTAAACAAATTCCACTATCTTTTGGATGCTTTGGGCCTGGGCTTAAAATGATATGAGTTGGATTTAGATTTTTTATCTTATCAAGTGTGATTTTATCATTTCTAACACACATCACATCATCGCTACTCATCTGTTTTATATACTGATATATATTATAAACAAAACTATCGTAATTATCAATTATAAGTATCATTTTCTTCCCTGCACAACTCTTTTATAACTTTCAGACATGAGTTTCTTTTGTTGCAAATTTCGGCATATTCATTTTCTTCAACGCTATCATAAACTATGCCAGCACCCGCACCTATATAGGCAATGCCATTTACAAAAATAGCACTTCTTATTAAAATTGCCATTTGAACATTTTCATTAAAATGCCAAAAACCTATACCACCGCCATAAATTTTTCTCTCTTTTAGCTCTAACTCATCAATAATTTGCATAGCCCTTATCTTTGGACTTCCGCTAAGAGTTCCAGCTGGAAAAATGCTTTTAAAAATATCGAAATTATCACTATTTTTGTCTTTTTTTCCCCAAACTTCACTGATTATATGCATTACGCTTTCGTAAAATACAACTTCCATAGGTTTTGCAACTCTGACAGACGCTGGTTTTGAGTACTTTCCAACATCATTTCTAGCTAAATCTATCAGCATTTTATGCTCTGCTAACTCTTTTTCGTCACATAGCAAATCACTCTTTAAAACCATATCTTTTTCGTAGTTTTCGCCTCTTTTTCTTGTTCCTGCAATTGGAGCTACAAAAATATTATCATCTTTTATCTCAAAAACTAGCTCCGGACTACTCCCAACCACATCACCATAAATCGTAGGAAAATGAAACATATACGGGCTTTTATTGTTTGTTTTTAGCTTTTTATAAAATTCCAAGCTGGATAAATCTGTTTTTACTTTTAAAATTTCTCCTAAAACAACCTGAAAAACATCGCCATTTTCTATATAAGTTTTTGCTTTTTTTAACATATCAAAAAAATGTTTTTTTTCACTATCATAATTTGTTAAAATTTTAAATTTATATTCGTTTTTTACAATTTTTTCTTCTACATTTAAAAGCAAATTTTCTAGGTTTAAATTACCATAAAATGTATAAATTTTACTCATTTTATCGTAATGAATGTATGAACTTGCATTTGCATAATAAAAATTTGGAAATTCGTAGTAACTATCTTTTTTATCGCCAATACTCTCTATAGTTTTTACTATATCATAACTCATTACACCAAAAAGTCCGGCAAAAGGAGCAATTTTATTTGATTTACAAGAGTTAAAAATATCTCTCAATTCATCTATATTATTGCCACTGACATAAGAGCAATTAACGCCTATGATAGCTTGCAAATTATCTTCTGCTAAAAAGCTATTTTTATAAATTTTTAAAATTTCTTCATAATATATCAAAGGTTCTAATAAAAGCATATAACTCCAAGTTTATACAAAAAAATGAATTATTTAGTAAAGCAATTTTACCATCTTTTAACAAAAATATCGATAAAATGAAAAGAATAAAAATTTAAAATAAAGTTGTGTTGGCACGATGGAAATCATTCTTTTAATCGTTTCTGGTATATTTGCTGGTTTTTGTGGTGGATTTTTTGGCATAGGTGGCGGAACTATCGTAGTTCCACTTGTTATGAGTATGGGATATGACATAAAAACAGCTGTTGGAATTTCAATACTTCAAATGCTTTTTAGTTCAACTTTTGGCTCTTATGTTAATTACAAAAAAGGTAAACTCAAAGTTGATGAGGGAATTTTTGTAGGACTTGGTGGCTTTGTAGGAGCTGGATTTAGTGGTTTTATAGTCTCTGCAGTTAGTTCAAAAGTCCTTGAAATTGGGTTGCTTTTGGCACTTCTTATAGCTATTTTAAAATTTTTTAAATCAAATTTAAACTCCAATCCAAAAAATCCATCAAACTTTATACTTTTTATAATAGGATTTTGTATAGGAGCATTTGCGATAAGTATGGGCATTGGTGGAGCACTTTTCTTAACGCCTATTTTGGTTGGATTCTTTGGTGTTGATATCAAAAAAGCAGTTTCTATGGGGCTATTTTTTGTTATTTTTAGTGCAGTAAGTGGATTTATCTCTCTTGCCATAAATGGACATGTAAATTATATAGCTGGCACTCTTTTAGGACTTGGTAGTCTTGTGGGGGTATATTTTGGAACTATAACAAGCCACAAAATAGAGAAATCTACTCAAAAAATGTGGCTTTTAGTCCTTTATGTTTCCATGTTTTTATTAACTCTTAAAGAGGTTGTGTTTGGATAAATTTATAAATTTTTTATGGCATTTATTATAAATTTTATAGTTTTTTCTATACCAAATTTAGATGTATCTATGCATAAATCATAATAAATGCTATCTCCCCATTTTTCATTTGTATAGTAGTTGTGAAATGACTCTCTGTTTGTGTCTTCTAGCTCCATATATTCTAATGCATTTTGCTTATTTAAATTTTCTTGTTCCATAATTCTTTTAGTCTTAAACTCAGCACTAGCGTGTAAAAATACGGATAAAAACTCTCTGTTTTGCCTTAAAAAATAATTAGCACATCTACCAACGATGATATAATCTCCATCTTTTGTAAGTTCGTTATAAATTTTTCTTATATTATCTTTTTTTTCTAGTGCAACTTCATTTTTTACAATAGCTTGTAAAAGCGAATTTACCGGTTTTTCCTTATAAAGTCTATTCATTTCTTCAAAATAACCAAAATCTTTGGCTTTTTGAAGTAATTTTTCTTTATTTAAATATGTAAAATTTAACTCATTTGACAGCTTATAAGCTATCTCTCTACCGCCACTTCCTGTTTGTCTTCCTATAGATATTATCACTATTTATCCTTATAATTTTAAAAAAATCTAGCAAA contains:
- the trpD gene encoding anthranilate phosphoribosyltransferase, with amino-acid sequence MILIIDNYDSFVYNIYQYIKQMSSDDVMCVRNDKITLDKIKNLNPTHIILSPGPKHPKDSGICLEILKSNLNIPILGVCLGHQAIGFVFGGEISKLKKPLHGKTSKIKIYQKGVIFEGLSDEFSVMRYHSLYVSKIPEYFEILAKSLDDNVIMAFRHKTKPIFGVQFHPESYFSEYGKKIIENFIKYDKNLKGENMTSFAPYMTKLQKGYPLDSSDYEVICKALNDKDYDIVQLAGLLVLISEKSLYADSLAALVKNILKYSLTYSDDGEFFDIVGTGGDRLKTINISTTTAFILAALGVKVSKHGNKAITSKSGSSDTLSALNIPMSGNIEENRKLLEQKGLAFFHAPLFHKITAEVKEVRDRLKIGTVFNMLGPLLNPNLSLRYQIAGNYLEEVNELMAKTLMNLGRKHALVVHGMDGMDEITICDETLIHEVKDDKIIEYKITPEQFGFNRAFHKDVEGGTSEENGKILEATLQGTISGAKFDIVILNAMFGMYCAEKVKTPMDAKEIILKAIKDGKVWEFYQNYKNAKN
- a CDS encoding Ppx/GppA phosphatase family protein is translated as MAKKTAVIDLGSNSMRMAIFARTSRYGFYILNESKVRARLGENAYENGGYIQPNAMQKVLNGFDYFKKVAKEHGCNKFYCVGTSALRDAPNASEFISIVKRKFGLNLKCIDGKTEAKLGGIASSNLLYNVTNATTIDIGGGSTELALIQNSKVVDTISLNLGTVRLKELFFDKKDLDGAKKFIDTLLLQIPPNFKNQNLIAIGGSLRAVSNSIMQKKNYPLKIVHNFLYDFDEYKDYISDIYNSHVTELKNYAIKQERLDTIREGVMIFLKIANYLEVKNICTSGVGVREGIFLNSILGKFSKFPENFNPSLKSLQDRFLHTNNSIICKYCKEIFIALKPIHNIDDKYLFELITAAKIHNIGGYLGFYSQHLHSSYFVLNSLNYGYTHSQKSLISLIIKNHGKKEIDKNELLLFGDLLPDNKTILWLSFILAFTKILVPFVKKQLVFTLSNQTLHIENLDNINIQKEQIKKLPKPATFAISFD
- a CDS encoding sulfite exporter TauE/SafE family protein, translating into MEIILLIVSGIFAGFCGGFFGIGGGTIVVPLVMSMGYDIKTAVGISILQMLFSSTFGSYVNYKKGKLKVDEGIFVGLGGFVGAGFSGFIVSAVSSKVLEIGLLLALLIAILKFFKSNLNSNPKNPSNFILFIIGFCIGAFAISMGIGGALFLTPILVGFFGVDIKKAVSMGLFFVIFSAVSGFISLAINGHVNYIAGTLLGLGSLVGVYFGTITSHKIEKSTQKMWLLVLYVSMFLLTLKEVVFG
- a CDS encoding anthranilate synthase component I family protein; the protein is MLLLEPLIYYEEILKIYKNSFLAEDNLQAIIGVNCSYVSGNNIDELRDIFNSCKSNKIAPFAGLFGVMSYDIVKTIESIGDKKDSYYEFPNFYYANASSYIHYDKMSKIYTFYGNLNLENLLLNVEEKIVKNEYKFKILTNYDSEKKHFFDMLKKAKTYIENGDVFQVVLGEILKVKTDLSSLEFYKKLKTNNKSPYMFHFPTIYGDVVGSSPELVFEIKDDNIFVAPIAGTRKRGENYEKDMVLKSDLLCDEKELAEHKMLIDLARNDVGKYSKPASVRVAKPMEVVFYESVMHIISEVWGKKDKNSDNFDIFKSIFPAGTLSGSPKIRAMQIIDELELKERKIYGGGIGFWHFNENVQMAILIRSAIFVNGIAYIGAGAGIVYDSVEENEYAEICNKRNSCLKVIKELCREENDTYN
- the trpA gene encoding tryptophan synthase subunit alpha → MDKISKAFENKKANIGYIVAGYPNLEYTKEFINSLDESSLDMLEIGIPYSDPLADGKVIFNASFNAMQNGVDTKKVFDMLKHCKTDKCLVFLVYYGLMFSYGIDKFLKNTKECGISGLIVPDLPCEENEELYEKCKNLGISLIPLISVTSEHRLDKLLKRSSGFIYAVGSIGVTGGKQTPIERLKNMISDIKKSTNLPVAVGFGIRTNEDVKLTKTYADGAIVGTSIVKLIENCSVKDAMKEISKIFED
- the trpB gene encoding tryptophan synthase subunit beta, encoding MNKKSYFGDFGGQFVPETAMFALEELEEAYETIAKSKEFKEELAYLLKEYVGRPTPLYHAKRLSEHYGHEIYLKREDLNHTGAHKINNALGQTLLAKKMGKKKVIAETGAGQHGVATATAAALLGLKCDVYMGEVDAKRQELNKFRMHLLGADVVEIKDGLKTLKEATTAAIQAWVNEIESVFYVIGSVVGPHPYPTIVRNFQRIIGDETKLQLKEKNINANYIIACVGGGSNAMGIFTSFIDDKNVNLIGVEAGGLGINTPYHAATMTNGRVGIIHGMKTMVLQDEFGRNLPVHSISAGLDYPGVGPEHSYLNSIKRAKYEAINDDECIEAIKLTSRLEGIIPAIESAHALAYLDKLCPTLKEKSTIIVNVSGRGDKDVNTIMNYKKGTIYG
- a CDS encoding phosphoribosylanthranilate isomerase; this encodes MAKFGSFIKTIKMQKIKICGIKSVDEARVVLSFDIFYIGVIFAKSKRKVGLDLAIEISNLVHKNERKIVGVFADISEDEILEISKKANLDVVQIYGEISPNLYKNLHLENIEIWKVFSVSNELPNLENDFYDMPLFDCKGKNLGGNGISFDWGILKKLKTKFGLAGGIGAHNISLANSYNPEVIDINSMVEDENGIKSSKKISLTLRSLMEVK
- a CDS encoding restriction endonuclease, with product MLSAIEYSVKHFCVDILGYELQKGKTLGKDYYGASIPIFKNGVEYSFYLYFKKETLNSFGKALLNNDKLPEDDLCDICKEVANQIIGYAKNLLVDRGKDEYKLGTPEYLGMTKNFGLRLNEKIIFKMNNRTFQIGYKKV
- a CDS encoding AAA family ATPase, with protein sequence MIISIGRQTGSGGREIAYKLSNELNFTYLNKEKLLQKAKDFGYFEEMNRLYKEKPVNSLLQAIVKNEVALEKKDNIRKIYNELTKDGDYIIVGRCANYFLRQNREFLSVFLHASAEFKTKRIMEQENLNKQNALEYMELEDTNRESFHNYYTNEKWGDSIYYDLCIDTSKFGIEKTIKFIINAIKNL
- the fliN gene encoding flagellar motor switch protein FliN; this encodes MSEDSTLNVASEAISEGLFSDYSELLDISVYFTAELGTTTLSVKEFMNLENGSVIDLEKPAGESVELYINNRIFGKGEVMVYEKNLAIRINEILDSKSVVQYFKKEL